The Phaeodactylum tricornutum CCAP 1055/1 chromosome 6, whole genome shotgun sequence region GGGCTCTTAGGCGGCGAAACAGACGACTTTTTGCGAAGAACGTGGGGGGTTCGCGAGATTGATCTTCACAGCAGGCAGCGTTTCCAGAAGCTTCTCCAGCCACAAGACTTGTGCTTGGAACAGACCCGCATACTGTCAATTCTCCGTCGATACACTCGTCTTGGTTCATATTCTCGTGAAAACACTGTGATGATCTTGAACCACGGTCATGTCCATTGTCCGACTTCTCGCTCTTTGACTTTTTCTATTGGCTATCGTAGCCTCACGCTCGACCTTCCAGAAAAGCAAGCAACTCCTGCTTTGCACCTCCAGTGGTACAATCAAAACGATTTTAGAATCACTGTCGTCAAGGCGTTGCCGCCGAATTGCTCCATGGCTCTTGGGAAGGAATATCAGTTATGGACATGTCTGTGCAACAGAAACCCTGACGAGAGCACGACAAAGTTTTGTTTGTGTCCGTGCTATTTTACAGACGGCGGGAGGCGACATCTGCACTTACGGTACTGTTAATGGTATCAGGCCAACATGACCGACAAAATGCGGATTCCCTACCTACTCCGTGGCTAGTATGGAATGGCGGACGGACTAGCGAGAGTAGCCGAGGACAGACCTCACCTAGAATCACAAAAGCACATCTTTACAACAACCCTTGCAAAACGGTCAAGCAAACTAACCGTAAATACATAAAATGCATCCCGACGAGTAGACGTGAAATCGTTTCGTCGCCGTCAGAATAACTTGCTGGTGTCAAGCAGCTTGCCGACGATTTGCGATTATATGTCGCAAATGGAAGAATCAGAGGCTCGAGCGAATTTACAAGCGACATTGGACGGCACAACCACTAGTTCCACGGCGATGACGGCCGGAGAGGAATCCCAGCCTCAAGCAATATCTCCATCTGCCGTCATCGTCGGTAACGCGTTGACCGAATCGGAACCATCCAGCGAAGAACCTGAGTCGAGCCATTTAAATCCTGAAGGATCCTTCGGGTATGACGCCGATGCATCAAAGCACGGTCTCGATTTAAGGCCGGGTCGCATCGAAGAAAAGTTGCTGGACGAGCTGTCACCGTCGCGTTCGACGGTCGAAATTGTAGACGAGGGCGATGGCGGCGATACCAAGGTAGAAGCTGCCCCTGATTTTTTTAATTACGGTCTCGAATTTTGGGAAAAGTCCAGAGCCACTTGGCTTGCTACTAATCGCGATGAAACGCGAATATCTCCACACGCCAAGCCTTTGGAAGTGGACGAGATCATCGACGCCATTTTTGCCGCCCCTCGGCAGTGGCGGGAAACTACGGGACCTACACGCTTTCCGACGCCGGTACCGCTTCCGCAAATGATTGACATTCTGCAGGATTTATGGGAAGCTGAGGGACTGGAGGTTTAGATTAGAGATTTCGACTTTCCGCGTCGTGTTACCAAATTAATTTTCATTGCTATTCACGCTCAATTGATTGCTTTGTATGAAGCCAGATTGTAGTCCCACAATGTAACTTAGGGTAAGCGGTATTGTCCTTTAGTACGTTCGTACTCCCCGTATACGGCTCCGCATATTGAGCTGCGAGTGCTTACACATAGAATATGCGTTGCGTTGTGCCCGACAATCATCTGATTCTACCGGGTCTTTCAAGCACTCCAACATTGTTTTCTTGTCCTTCTTAACGCATTCGGTCTCTTCAAGACAAGTCAACAGCGAGAGCGCGGCTTCGGAACACGAATGAGGCTGTCAACGATAAAGGAGGGATGTCAGGGCGAGTCATCGAGATATTTTACAAGCCGAAGAGCGAAGTCGAATTCGTTATCAGTCAAAAGGAGATTCCTCTTACCATTTCGAACCAAAACCAATAGAAGATGTCTTACATTAATTGTCAAATCACGCGGAAATGAAGAGCCGATATTTTGACGAGAAGTGACGAGACATGTTCTGCGTTCCTGTACCAACCAAACCAGTATTTTCAAGAAGAAATCCGGACATCGCTCGTTAGAGTTATCAGTTGCTGTGATGTGGAGTTTAACGTGAGGTCTCATTGCCTTGAAGCACAGGCAACAACTGAAGATACAGGAATGGTACCTTCCTTTCCGTTTCACTGTTAGACACCGGCAAAAGGAATACTAACAAAAACTTGAGCTTTATGTTAATAGAAATCGGCTGTATGAATGACCGGAATGAAAATCTCTTGGGATTTCCGCTCCATCGACCAAAACGCGAGCAAGATCGAATTTGCAAGAAGCACCATTTTGATCAACGCTGCCATGAAGTTTTTCAGCTTTTTCCTTCTGTCGTTCCACACGATCATCGCACTCGCTAAGAAGCGAGGAAAGCCCGTCAAAGTTTTTATTCTGGCTGGTGAAGCTAATGTCGAAGGCTACGCATCACTGTCACATTTGCACGATTTGGTCACTGGGCAACACACCCTTAATGTGACGGAAACGCGTCTCGATGGTCCTGGACGTTACCAGCACTTAAGAGATGGCTATGGGCAGTGGTCCACACGAGACGATGTTTTTGTCACGTATGAGCACGAACGGCACTCTGGCTGGAAATATGGTCCCTTGGATGTAACCCATTGGGGCGCCGCTCCAAATGTCTTCGGTCCCGAGGTTGAGTTTGGACATGTTATGGGAAATGCCTACGTTGAGCCAGTCATTTTGGTCAAAGCTGCTTGGGGGAAACGGTCGTTGGCGAAAGATTTCCGACCGCCGTCAGCAACTGGTGAAACTGGATTTCAGTGGTACCGTATGCAAACCGGTATAGCCAACACCTTTGCCCAGATAGCCAACATACTTGGTGAGGAGTACAAACACGCGGATATTGATATTGGTGGAATAGTCTGGTGGCATGGGTATACAGATTTGTGGAATCAGGCAAACGCAGCTGAATATGAGTCAAATCTCGAACACTTCGTACGTGACTTAAGATCAACCCTACATCGCCCGCTCCTACCGATAGTGATCGCAGAATTAGGTGGATCTGGAGCGAATGCATCCCGCCGAGAGATTCGTATGCGCGATGCACAGCAACGCGTGGCAAATCTTGCCGAATGGAACTATACAACGTCGTACGTGCGGACGGCTTCATTTGCTGTACCGTCGAAGCCTTTCCTAGACATCAATACACATTACTATGGCCGTGCCGATACAATGATCGCAATAGGATCAGCCCTTGCCACCGAGATGCTACGGCTCAACCATCTGGGGCCTCCAGAGTTCCGCAAATCGCAACTGGAATCAGATTTGTCTACGTTTGGTGGATTCTTGCAAACCTTTTTTACAACTTGTATAGCTGTCGTGGCAGCAGTATTGATTGTGTTATACAGTCTGTACAAAAATGGTCACATCTCCAGAGGCAAGGTCATGCGACTTCGCAACAGCTTTCATTGTCGAAAACGAGATAATGGTACAGTTTTCGCAAACGGTCCCATCCGAGAAACGACAATGGCATAAATTTCAAAAAGCGATTCAATTGTTGGAGCGCCACACCAAGATCAGAGTTGCTTCTAAAGGATCAGGAAAAATAGAACATAAACAATGACCAGAATGCAAAAGGTCTTGGATTTATTGCAGCAAACAAGAGTGATTCTAATTCTCGATAGATTATAGCTCACAAATAGGGAAGGCATACAGTTTGGAGCACCGATGATTTGGCTTTGTCTCACAGGATGTGTCAAAAAGAGGCTACTGCACTTTTATTCTGACATTGCGTGCATCCATCATGACGTGGCGGTTTAATGTCAAGGAACTGGCAGAAGGTCGTTCGCTTTTCTTCTCACTGGAGATTCTCGTTCACTATCATTTCGTATCTTTCTTGACACTCTATTTGTTCTCTGTTCGAACCATGGTACGCTCCCTCTTTTTCCTTCCCTGCAGCTTCATTGCATGCTATGCCTTAGGCTTGGTCCCCCCGGTCTTTATTCGTCGGGTTCGAGCTACGACGCAGTTATACGGCTTGTTCGACTTTAACCCTTTCAAAGGGTCTGGCTCGGGTGGTAACCAAGACTTTCTTGACGAGCAATGGGAAGCCCAACAAGCAATATTACGCGCGCGACAAGGGCAGTTCACCAAGGAAGATCTCCAGAAGAAGTACAAACCTCAGCCCAAGGAAGATTCCGCTGATACTGAAGGTGTGCCTACTCCGTCGAAAAATCGCGGTGAAAGCAGCTCCTTCTTTGCTGAGGTAAAAGAACCTCCCGTTCCACAAAAAGTTGGTAGCCCTTTTGATATGAAATTTCCCTGGGACAAGAAGTAGAAGCACACGAGATTATTATCGTCGCAAGGTCACAATGCGATGATTGTAACATTAGTAAACTATTAGGTTTTCGTCAGAAATTATGGGACGTCGTGACATGCCTAGCATGACGCCCGAAGCttgctttgcaaaaagaTGATACCCCAGTAGAGTCTTGTTTGGTACTCCTGTGAAAGCATTTCCACGTCAGCTCAGCGTTTTGGCTGCGGCTATCTCGGTGTCTACCAATGTGTAAAGGTCATACCGTTTAGCGAACGCTTTCGCGCGTGATCCTTAGAACGACTACTCCAAGACAGCTCGCTGTCATGAACGTTTACTTTAGATGGTGGATTGAATTTATGTCGTCCTCTTTTGCAGCGGTTTGCACTGAAATTGGAGGCACGCCTTCAACAGTAACGCCGAACATAGATACCGTACCCCCATCGGAAACTGTGGCAATTTTAAGCGGGACTCCCCGGCACTCCTTGAGCAACGCTTGGATTTGAAAAAAGCCCAAACCAGGTTGATTGTAGTATGCAATACCGACGCAATAGTCGGGCAAGCCAGGACGACTGCGGGTATAGTCAGATTCTGGGCGATACACGTCAAAAGCAACACCATGGCCTTGGCTGGCGATTGGTATGCGGTATGATTGTGCTCGTAAAGATTCTTCTCTCAGCTGCTGTCGTAAATCCTTCATAGCCTCTGACTGGAGTGCTCGTTTGCGCTCTACCGCAGTCTGATTTGGGGGGAGCGCATCTTGCATGGCATCTAGTATCGATCGACGCACCGAAGAATGCCGTACAGTGCGAAACGTTTGAGCCCGCAAATGGGCGTAGACGAGGTACGTCGGCAACGTCACACCCAAGGGTTCCAACATTTGGTATAAAGCGAATGGATCAAGAGGTTTTACACTGCGGTCCAAGTCCTGATTCTCCAATTCGTAGGCTTCCAGCAATCCGCGTTCGAAGAGAAACAAGACTTCTTCAATGAAGAGATAGTCGCTGGTGGCGCTGGTGTTACTTGACTGTGCAAGGTCAATTTGGTCGTTCGCGATAGCTTTGCTTATTGGATTCGACCCAGTTCTGAGCACGTCCTTGTTAGCTTTACAAGAGGTCATCTTTGTGTAAGCAACACCGAATCCTCCATTCGGTACCGTCTTTCCCCTGCAGCGAATTATTCGAAACAATCCCAGATCGCTATCCAACACACATACCACTGGCAGTGGTGCCGGTGTTTTCGGAAGCTTCACTGTGGCGTCTTCGGTACAAGCAATAATGTCTCCTGATTCTGTGATTGTATCGTCAGTCCTTGACATGTCACCAAGTTTGTCAGCGATGTCAAATTCCTGTTCCATTGGTGCGGCGTGCAAGTCGCGAAAGAATCGGCAAGGTAGCGATGAGGTGGGAGTTGATGCCGATATGGTGGACTATGCAAGCATTTCGGGATCCACAAAAATATGAAATGGACGAACAAGATGCAGTCGTGTTATTTCGTGATCTaaattggaattggccttGATTTGACAATGAAAATTTACAGTTTGCTGTGAATTATAAATATTTTCCTCCAGGCCAATCTATAAGAAGAACATGACGGCGGATGCCAATGATGACAACAGAGCATGTTGTTTGTTCTTTGGAAGGCTTGCAAATTTACAGCTTTCTTGAAAAGTGATGGTGGTTGAAAACGTTGAGTAGCTTGCTCTTCGATACAAGTGAATCGCCGATTcgagaaaagaaaatttcaTTCACTGTTAGCGTCAGGTCCAGATGTAATTCTTGGTACTGGCGAATCATAAAAAGTAGAGACTAATGTATTGGATTTTAAATCCTTGCATCCAGCAAGTCTCGCAGTTTCGATAGCCTTTGTCGGGAAGATTTCCGGGAATGTACTCTAGTACAGATTTGATTTACATCTTGATGTGACGTTGCCCTTGAAACTTACTTATATTAGGGCACTCGAATCCATAGCACGTGGATTTGGCGCTTGTCCATTTTAAGTTTAGATATTTCTGCTTACTGCACAAAACGTTGATCAATACAGTATTTAAAAATAAACATAGTGTCGCAGAGACTTGTTGCAATGACGGTTGGCTTCATTTGAAATTGGCGAACCTTCGAAAATTCCCGTGGTCTATCTCTTTTCTGTGCCTTGCGTAGTGCTCGCACGTGCCGCATGGTCGATGTAGATTGGCAGTAATATATTGTAGAAGCCAACCCGTGAGACCTGTGTTATTCTGTCTATTACTCTCGATTGAAGCATGAAGAGAAAAGAAATTTACGGCCACCCTGATGCTGCGGTCGGAACGATAAAAATGGATCCGCGAGTGCTGCCCGTGCGATATCGTCCATCATCAGTGTCGGCTCGACCGCATCGACGATCTTCCTATCGATCCGCTTCTTCTTCAGGCTCGTCGGTATCCACTTCTTCTAAAAGCATTGACTCTCAAAATATTGCGCCCGCTATTGCGCTCTTTGGTGCGGAAGGCAAAACGGGTCACCACTTTCTCCGCCTGGCACTAGATGCAGGGTACAATGTCAACGCCTACCTCAGTCCCAAGGTTTCGTTGCGCTCGTTGGAAGAATTTGCACATCAACCCAGTCTGTCCGTGACAACAGGCAAGTTAGAAGACATCGAACAGCTAGAGCAAGCAATCTCGGGTGCACAGTATGTTGTATGTATGCTAAACGATACGTTGCCTGGCAAAAAAGAATACCCCGCGGGATGCCTTGTCTCGTTTGTAAATCGCTTGTACCCCATTCTTCAGCGGGAATCCTCTGTTCAACTGCTGATCTTTCAATCTACGTCGTTGGCGACTAGCGTGTCTGGTCCTACTCCTTTACTATCCAAAGTGGTAAAAAGAGCAGCACGAAGACGGTGTGCCTTTACAAAAGATCAGGACGCCGTCGTCCGATACATTGCCGCCCAACATGGGCTGCGCCAGCCGAAACAATCAAATACTATCATCGGACCCGAGAAAAGAAGCTCGGTTGGCCAAAGGTCGATCAAAGCTGACGATCAAAGTTCCGTCACTCGGACCGATTGCTGCGACGATGCGTTACCACCACACTTTTCGTTTATTGTGACACGTCCGACTATACTTCTCAAAGACGGCCCTCCGTCCAAGACGTTATCCGCTTCAAAATCGGTACGTAAGGGCTTGCTCGCCCGTCTTTTATCGAATGCTTGTCAATGCCTTCTCACTGACACGTATCACAGCAACCTGGTCTCTTTCCAGTGGCACACGTAGATCTCGCCGAGTTCACATTGACCGCCCTACAAAACGAGAAGCTCTACAACACGAGTCCTTACGTCGTGGCAGACATCTTTTAGAGTAAAGGGTCAATCATAAACAATTATTCGTTCATATGCGTTCATTCACTTCTACATTACAACAAAGACAGAGCAGCAAAACAAAGCTATACAGGTAATGTAAAATCAGCTCTGAAATGCCAAGCACCGTTCTTGACCCCCATGAAGCTCATTTTGGACATTCAAAATCGATTGTCCTGTCGAGCTCACATACCTCGAGTAAGACAAAAGTTAACACAAAGACTCAAGATACCGCTTGTCTCAAAGAGGTCCGCCCACTACGTTCTACCTATAGTTAGTGACCAGCGTTCTACTCAACATTGCACAAGTAAGCGGCTCGACATACAACCGGAGGTTGAATTACAGTGAAAACATTTAGCTGAGCAACATCAAGGAGCATTCTTGGGAATTGGAAGACTCGATCTGGACAAGGCCTACAATCAAAACCCAATACACAAAAAGGTTGGAACTGCTACTTTTCCTATTTGCTGACATCGAGGATGCTGCTAAAGCATCTCCAATTGTTCCGGTGGCAAAGCAGCAGCTCTCGCCTTTTCTTATTGCTGATTGTATTCACATCACCTTGTCTAGCTGGCGTCGAATCTTTACAAGCCACAAGATATTCGATGCCACCCGTGCGAATTCAGTTTCAGATCGCCAATGATAATGTTGATCGGATCGAATTGGAGCGACAGCTGCGATCTATCTTCGCTATTCGCTTGAGTTCAGTTTTTTCGAAGGCGCTACCAGATATTGGTAGTCTATCACGCTGCAAGTTTGATGGGGTATTGGTCGACACTGAATTACACGAAGCCATTCTGGGctacgacgaagacaatAACTACTTGCCGGTTTTGCTCGCGCAGCTATTGATGGACAATAGCCAGGCGCAGTTCTCATTCTACCAGGATACTGATACAGTGTCCAGCGAGAGCAAGATGTCTTCAAAGGTGCTTGACTAAACGAACATTGCCTTTGCTGGTCATGTTTATAAACGGTTGGTTGGTTGTCTCGAGCAGAATGATTTCATGTTCAGGATCGATCTGAAAattgttgccgttgtcgtgGGAGGCAATGTAGTCGCGGGAGTATCCAACGAGATCTTAGACGTGGCTATTTTTCTCGTACCAGCAGCAATAGGAGAGAGAAACGCAAAGGTTTGGGTCTTGCGGTAAGCGCAATATCTCTTTGCGTGGCTGTTGTAGGTTGTGGAGGAAGCGCCCTTTACTTGGTTTCGCGGCTTGCCTGTCACAAGGATGAGGGGACTGCCTCCATACAGACAAGCGATAGGTCGCTAGAAGTAGACGAGCAAGAGCATTCAAGTAGCAGCTGGTTGGACGAATGGACCCGAGCACTGGCAAGCATTCCATTGCGTAAAATCCAATCGCCCGTCGTATTGAACGCTAATCGAGTGAAACCACGACCAGCTCGAAAGGCGTCCCGAATGAAAAATCTTTCTTGCATTGCAGAAGAAGATTGCAAGGGAACGGATGAGAGTGACACAAACGAGGACGATACTCCGCTGGGCATTCGGGACGACGGCGGCGACTTCGAAAGAAGGGAAGGGTTTTAGTTTGACGATGTTGACTTGGCGTCAGTGGATGACTACCAGCCAACCCTAGTGCACTCCTCTCTGGTTTACCTGTAGACAGTCTTCTACATATTTTACAGAATACTGATGAGTTCCATTATAAAATGTTAAGGAATCGGACATTAATGCTACAAAAACCAAGATCTTAGTTGTCCATAGTTGTTGTATCGTGTGTAGCCTGCGGTTCCCTTCTCACACGAATTTCGTGTAGGCTGCGATACCGAGAGTCATGACGTCTTCAGCATTGACATTAGCTCGACGACTATCACCTGGCTCGCTTAAATTTGATCGGGCCTGGGTTCCGCGCGATGATGTTTGTCGCTGAGTTGATCGTTGCTTGCGACGAATCGGTGTCTTATTGTCGCTGCGCGCGTTCTCTTCAGCTCCGGTAGTTTCGTGCGGCTGTTGCTTATTTTCGTACGACACGGAGGATCCTCTTGGCGCTATCGGCGGTCGCGTCAAAGACGATGGAGGCGATGCAGATGCATCCAAGGGTGCGCCGTTCCGTGCAGCGAGTTTAAAAGCTGCGGCAGGGGGGAAGCGTGCCGCTGG contains the following coding sequences:
- a CDS encoding predicted protein, whose product is MSQMEESEARANLQATLDGTTTSSTAMTAGEESQPQAISPSAVIVGNALTESEPSSEEPESSHLNPEGSFGYDADASKHGLDLRPGRIEEKLLDELSPSRSTVEIVDEGDGGDTKVEAAPDFFNYGLEFWEKSRATWLATNRDETRISPHAKPLEVDEIIDAIFAAPRQWRETTGPTRFPTPVPLPQMIDILQDLWEAEGLEV
- a CDS encoding predicted protein; translated protein: MKFFSFFLLSFHTIIALAKKRGKPVKVFILAGEANVEGYASLSHLHDLVTGQHTLNVTETRLDGPGRYQHLRDGYGQWSTRDDVFVTYEHERHSGWKYGPLDVTHWGAAPNVFGPEVEFGHVMGNAYVEPVILVKAAWGKRSLAKDFRPPSATGETGFQWYRMQTGIANTFAQIANILGEEYKHADIDIGGIVWWHGYTDLWNQANAAEYESNLEHFVRDLRSTLHRPLLPIVIAELGGSGANASRREIRMRDAQQRVANLAEWNYTTSYVRTASFAVPSKPFLDINTHYYGRADTMIAIGSALATEMLRLNHLGPPEFRKSQLESDLSTFGGFLQTFFTTCIAVVAAVLIVLYSLYKNGHISRGKVMRLRNSFHCRKRDNGTVFANGPIRETTMA
- a CDS encoding predicted protein, producing MVRSLFFLPCSFIACYALGLVPPVFIRRVRATTQLYGLFDFNPFKGSGSGGNQDFLDEQWEAQQAILRARQGQFTKEDLQKKYKPQPKEDSADTEGVPTPSKNRGESSSFFAEVKEPPVPQKVGSPFDMKFPWDKK
- a CDS encoding predicted protein yields the protein MEQEFDIADKLGDMSRTDDTITESGDIIACTEDATVKLPKTPAPLPVVCVLDSDLGLFRIIRCRGKTVPNGGFGVAYTKMTSCKANKDVLRTGSNPISKAIANDQIDLAQSSNTSATSDYLFIEEVLFLFERGLLEAYELENQDLDRSVKPLDPFALYQMLEPLGVTLPTYLVYAHLRAQTFRTVRHSSVRRSILDAMQDALPPNQTAVERKRALQSEAMKDLRQQLREESLRAQSYRIPIASQGHGVAFDVYRPESDYTRSRPGLPDYCVGIAYYNQPGLGFFQIQALLKECRGVPLKIATVSDGGTVSMFGVTVEGVPPISVQTAAKEDDINSIHHLK
- a CDS encoding predicted protein — encoded protein: MKRKEIYGHPDAAVGTIKMDPRVLPVRYRPSSVSARPHRRSSYRSASSSGSSVSTSSKSIDSQNIAPAIALFGAEGKTGHHFLRLALDAGYNVNAYLSPKVSLRSLEEFAHQPSLSVTTGKLEDIEQLEQAISGAQYVVCMLNDTLPGKKEYPAGCLVSFVNRLYPILQRESSVQLLIFQSTSLATSVSGPTPLLSKVVKRAARRRCAFTKDQDAVVRYIAAQHGLRQPKQSNTIIGPEKRSSVGQRSIKADDQSSVTRTDCCDDALPPHFSFIVTRPTILLKDGPPSKTLSASKSQPGLFPVAHVDLAEFTLTALQNEKLYNTSPYVVADIF